A DNA window from Plasmodium brasilianum strain Bolivian I chromosome 12, whole genome shotgun sequence contains the following coding sequences:
- a CDS encoding DNA-3-methyladenine glycosylase: protein MRGKKKKGSAIGNNNNSNKNNTIVEEEDKEEEISDLKQENYGKTVSINSKRVIRKTSMHILEKRKKSIDDVCRLAYVYVLLKYFFDNNSNTKILNEKFYLQDNILNITESLIGQILWVFDKKEKKLYGSRIVELESYNGVNDKASHAYNNKRTNRNFSMFERGGISYVYLCYGIHNCLNIVTNVENVPDAILVRSLEPLYSIENCIFNKYQNIYEHFSFSKNMSTSCKLSTMETSSNEILKKGREKDMNTLNEKNYLMNIQKLQDIFKMVNKKKLEKLCSGPGCVTKCLGITKHDDRENFYINEFHHMEKKQKDQFCIKGEKGNDNSNKNGCEGSDKNGCENSNQNGNKIDGQNIVTRPIQNSSDLKSKYFDNKKLLTMNGRSEKNSASTYNINYNEANKGINMENQGMPYENINSNYYFSSNINYIHKSRFFVSICPTINEIINFYEKLIDEEKKQESFIKNVYNEYKTFLLEYFDYMKWHKDKWVIQKDKRIGVNYAEEAALYEYRFLLKNHPSVSVLPK, encoded by the coding sequence AtgagggggaaaaaaaaaaaaggatccGCCattggtaataataataatagtaataaaaataatactatagTGGAGGAAGAAGATAAAGAAGAAGAGATAAGCGATTTGAAGCAAGAAAACTATGGGAAAACAGTGAGTATAAATAGCAAGAGGGTAATAAGAAAAACGAGTATGCATATTttagaaaagagaaaaaaatctATTGATGATGTATGTAGGTtggcatatgtatatgtattactaaaatatttttttgataataatagtaatactaaaattttaaatgaaaaattttatcttcAAGATAACATATTAAACATTACTGAATCTTTAATTGGTCAAATTTTATGGGTGTTTgataagaaagaaaaaaaattatatggtTCGAGAATAGTAGAACTTGAATCGTACAATGGAGTAAATGATAAAGCATCACATGCCTATAACAACAAAAGAACGAATAGAAACTTTTCCATGTTTGAACGAGGAGGCATTAGTTATGTCTACCTATGTTATGGGATACATAACTGCCTGAATATAGTTACAAATGTTGAAAACGTTCCTGATGCTATCTTAGTTAGATCTCTTGAACCACTGTATAGTATagaaaattgtatatttaataaatatcagaatatttatgaacatttctctttttcaaaaaatatgtcAACAAGTTGTAAATTAAGTACAATGGAAACTAGCAGTAAcgaaattttgaaaaaagggAGGGAAAAAGATATGAACACactaaatgaaaaaaactatttaatgaatattcaaaaattgcaggatatttttaaaatggtaaataaaaaaaaattagaaaaattatgtagTGGTCCTGGATGTGTAACGAAGTGTTTAGGAATTACGAAACATGATGATAgggaaaatttttacatcAACGAGTTTCAtcatatggaaaaaaaacaaaaagatcAATTTTGCATAAAGGGGGAAAAGGGCAACGATAATAGCAACAAAAATGGCTGTGAAGGAAGCGACAAAAATGGCTGTGAAAATAGCAACCAAAATGGCAACAAAATTGACGGTCAAAATATAGTTACGAGGCCAATTCAAAACAGTAGTGACTTAAAATCAAAATACTTTGACAATAAAAAGTTGTTAACTATGAATGGAAGGAGTGAAAAAAATAGCGcaagtacatataatattaattataatgaagCAAATAAGGGTATTAATATGGAGAATCAAGGTATGCcgtatgaaaatattaattccAATTACTACTTTTCtagtaatataaattatatacataaaagtaGATTCTTTGTTAGTATTTGTCCaacaataaatgaaataataaatttttatgaaaaattaattgatGAAGAGAAGAAACAAGaatcatttataaaaaatgtttataacgaatataaaacttttttattagaatACTTTGATTATATGAAATGGCACAAAGATAAATGGGTTATTCAAAAAGATAAAAGGATAGGAGTTAATTATGCTGAAGAAGCTGCTTTATATGAGTATagatttttattaaagaacCACCCCTCTGTTTCAGTCTTACCtaaatag
- a CDS encoding WD repeat-containing protein 79 translates to MHSYSGSEKDMIMSESKNGVPHISNNKNEVVENLKGRKVYFNRNKFYIIHEIPYIDSYNYNYEKIEKFNKSRELFYIDGDSSTSSSSSSSSSSSSSSSSSSSSSSSSSSSSSSSSAHFSNSENESSKDQKGSNYVCCRNEKHRNKSEQYEKSKHINLEGDEEKDQKVYATRESHTKIHHRSEKAHNYLTKENNSHENTSSSNNRSHHACTKLNKGKRKNEFLKQCEFNRDGSCYYVISNNNHLRLYATDLLLLEFLANNEKIDSANLCTLYEKYCNMDELEKLKRNNSWMNMQSSEYIYDCKFYPHFEWNNSNTCFFSVSSKNRPVYIYSAFDGSVLLSFKTLSENFELCNCYSLCFHPEKNWLLCGTNNRSIKVFDFNKSNEALENRILSTRKGKGQKGIISTIEYKKEGYGKNSIYAVGDYNDSLYLYADNCDHKNDYILKFQNKKNSNGVTSLKWFNEFYIISGSRNCSYIHLFDMRYSKEYIQKFERFALTNQKYLFDIYKDFLICGDTFGFISVYDIINNKIIHKQLINKYSPIISVSVHPEYPLLLTGSGTRRFYTNNNCQVDMITSLLYDKMNNHDEKQCETNHMESSVPFASVSQYINSTCTVFFDFLN, encoded by the coding sequence ATGCATTCATATAGCGGGAGCGAAAAAGATATGATTATGAGCGAAAGTAAGAATGGCGTACCCCatataagtaataataagaacGAAGTAGTGGAAAATTTGAAGGGAAGAAAAGTTTATTTCAATAGGAacaaattttacattatacaCGAAATACCTTACATAgattcatataattataattatgaaaaaattgaaaagttTAATAAATCAAGGGAACTGTTTTATATAGATGGTGATTCATCCACTTCATCTTCGTCGTCATCTTcgtcatcatcatcatcatcgtcatcatcatcatcatcgtcatcatcatcatcatcgtcatcatcatcatcatcgtcAGCTCATTTTAGCAATAGTGAAAATGAAAGCAGCAAAGATCAGAAGGGCAGCAATTATGTATGTTGTAGAAATGAGAAGCACAGGAACAAAAGTGaacaatatgaaaaaagCAAGCATATAAATCTGGAAGGCGACGAAGAAAAGGATCAAAAGGTGTATGCAACAAGGGAGAGCCATACAAAAATACACCATAGGTCCGAAAAGGCGCACAATTACCTTACTAAAGAGAACAATAGTCATGAAAACACAAGCAGCAGTAACAACAGATCACACCATGCTTGTACCAAATTGAACAAGGgaaaacgaaaaaacgaATTTTTAAAGCAGTGTGAATTTAACAGGGATGGAAGCTGCTATTATGTCATTTCAAATAACAATCATTTGAGGTTGTATGCAACTGATTTATTGCTGCTAGAATTTTTAgctaataatgaaaagataGATAGTGCAAACTTATGTACactatatgaaaaatattgtaatatggatgaattagaaaaattgaaGAGAAACAATAGTTGGATGAATATGCAATCAAGTGAGTATATTTATGACTGTAAATTTTATCCTCACTTCGAATGgaataatagtaatacaTGTTTCTTTTCCGTAAGCTCAAAAAATAGGccagtatatatatatagtgcTTTTGATGGATCAGTTTTACTATCCTTTAAAACACTAAGTGAAAATTTCGAATTATGTAATTGTTATTCCTTATGTTTTCATCCAGAAAAAAATTGGCTATTATGCGGAACGAATAATAGATCGATAAAAGTATTtgattttaataaatcaaaTGAAGCTTTAGAAAATAGAATTTTAAGTACAAGAAAGGGGAAGGGACAAAAAGGAATTATATCAActatagaatataaaaaagaaggataTGGGAAAAATTCTATTTATGCTGTAGGAGATTATAATGactctttatatttatatgcagaTAACTGTGAtcataaaaatgattatattttaaaatttcaaaataaaaaaaattctaatgGGGTAACATCTCTTAAATGGTTCAATGAATTTTACATCATAAGTGGTAGCAGAAATTGTTCCTATATACACCTTTTTGATATGAGATATAGCAAAGagtatatacaaaaatttgAAAGATTTGCCTTAACAAatcagaaatatttatttgacATATATAAAGATTTTCTAATATGTGGTGATACATTCGGATTTATAAGCgtatatgatataataaataacaaaataatacataaacaattaattaataaatattcccCCATCATATCTGTCAGTGTACATCCAGAATATCCTCTCCTTTTGACCGGATCAGGGACGAGACGattttatacaaataataattgcCAAGTTGATATGATCACAAGTTTGCtttatgataaaatgaaCAATCATGATGAAAAGCAGTGCGAAACAAACCATATGGAAAGTTCTGTTCCTTTTGCATCCGTTTCGCAGTACATAAACAGTACCTGCACCGTCTTTTTCGACTTTCTGAATTAA
- a CDS encoding 1-deoxy-D-xylulose 5-phosphate reductoisomerase, with the protein MTIFKYLQILLLLIMKIQFLLARNKKIKGALNRNEKAYIINYKVNKAVRDGVKKTGNYKKLRSRKHLNTRKNDLMVLSTDRESFIEPINRSTNGQTNRPINVGIFGSTGSIGTNALSIIKDCNKIEKIFNVEALYVNKSVQEVYEQAREFLPKYVCIHDATKYEELKNLLQNIKNYKPIILIGDEGMKQMCSSNTIDVIVIGIDSFQGLYSTIYAIKNNKKIALANKESIVSAGFFLKKLLNVHKNSCIIPVDSEHSAIFQCLDNNKVLRTKCLQDGFSKINNINKIFLCSSGGPFQNLSINSLKNVTSQEALKHPKWKMGKKITIDSATMMNKGLEVIETHFLFDVNYDDIEVIIHKECIIHSCVEFVDKSVVSQMYYPDMKIPILYALTWPNRIRTDLKSLNLAEISPLTFHKPSLEHFPCITLAYEAGRKGNFYPTVLNTSNEIANNLFLNDKIKYFDIAAIISQVLESFNSQKVEENPEDLMNQILEIYNWSKEKAMEIYKKINYSSV; encoded by the coding sequence ATGACAATATTTAAGTACTtgcaaattttattattgttgatTATGAAGATTCAGTTTTTACTCGCAAGGAACAAAAAGATTAAAGGTGCTCTTAATAGAAACGAAaaagcatatataataaattacaaagTGAATAAAGCAGTACGTGATGGTGTAAAGAAAACcggaaattataaaaaacttAGGAGTCGCAAACACCTTAATACACGCAAAAATGATTTAATGGTGTTATCTACAGATAGGGAATCGTTTATTGAGCCAATTAACAGATCGACTAACGGACAGACTAATAGACCCATTAATGTGGGCATTTTTGGTAGTACCGGGAGCATCGGGACAAACGCTCTTAGCATTATAAAGGATTGTAATAagattgaaaaaatatttaatgtgGAAGCgttatatgttaataaaagTGTACAAGAAGTTTATGAACAAGCAAGGGAATTTTTACCAAAATATGTGTGCATACATGATGCAACAAAATACgaggaattaaaaaatttattacaaaatataaaaaattacaaaccaattatattaattggGGATGAAGGAATGAAACAAATGTGTAGTAGTAACACAATAGATGTAATAGTTATTGGAATTGATTCTTTTCAAGGTTTATATTCAACAATAtatgcaataaaaaataataaaaagattgCACTAGCCAATAAAGAGTCCATTGTATCAGCAggattttttttgaaaaaattattaaatgttcataaaaattcttGTATCATTCCAGTGGATTCAGAGCATAGTGCCATATTCCAATGTTTAGATAACAATAAAGTATTAAGAACAAAATGTTTACAAGATGGTTTCtctaaaataaataatataaataaaatatttttatgttcatcTGGTGGCCCTTTTCAAAATCTTTCaattaattctttaaaaaatgtaacgTCACAAGAAGCTTTAAAACATCCCAAATGGaaaatggggaaaaaaataacCATAGATTCTGCTACCATGATGAATAAAGGATTAGAAGTTATCGAaactcattttttatttgatgtaAATTATGATGATATAGAAGTGATAATACATAAAGAATGTATAATACATTCATGTGTTGAGTTTGTGGACAAATCTGTCGTAAGCCAGATGTATTATCCGGACATGAAAATTCCAATACTTTATGCATTAACTTGGCCAAATAGAATCAGAACTGATTTAAAATCTTTAAATTTAGCCGAAATATCTCCTCTTACATTTCATAAACCATCATTAGAGCATTTCCCATGTATTACATTAGCTTACGAAGCAGGGCGAAAAGGGAATTTTTATCCTACCGTTCTTAATACATCTAATGAAATAgcgaataatttatttttaaatgataaaattaaatattttgatattgCAGCTATTATATCACAAGTTTTGGAATCATTTAATTCTCAAAAAGTAGAAGAAAATCCAGAGGATTTAATGAATCAAAtcttagaaatatataattggTCGAAGGAAAAGGCTATGGagatttacaaaaaaataaattacagtTCAGTGTAA
- a CDS encoding 50S ribosomal protein L22: MVCIKKLLTLFVLQLICDEVLLLIYGFTFNNNSYLTYVKYDNNNNKVAKRHYIPYEEVKKTYRKDYFILYSTPKIQEDNNRNDINDLLYDVGNINENKNSISDEIDIFNEDGLQLKQWYSAEKVKEKWREKHIENVRSNYEKVLLNNKYNEMFNMYRNIKNNNVENAKKRVKTNRINPVIYVKKRLVSATAKYIKMSFIKTRKILWKIRYMPIIKAFAFLYYYGSNIYTVNIYKCIKSCLHNAINKYGKNNIKPVFHTLQANMGGYTKKINIRAKGKTDIIREPHTHIRVVLEV; this comes from the coding sequence ATGGTTTGTATAAAGAAACTACTTACATTATTTGTTCTTCAGTTAATCTGTGATGAGgtactattattaatttatggTTTTACcttcaataataatagttatttaacctatgtaaaatatgataataataataataaagttgCGAAGAGGCATTATATCCCTTATGAAGAAGTGAAGAAAACATATAGGAAAGattactttatattatatagcaCGCCAAAAATACAAGAAGATAATAATAGGAATGATATAAACGATCTATTATATGATGTAGgcaatattaatgaaaataaaaattcaatatCAGACGAAATTGATATCTTTAATGAAGATGGTCTTCAGTTAAAACAGTGGTATTCAgcagaaaaagtaaaagaaaaatggagAGAAAAACATATTGAAAATGTTCGAAGTAATTATGAAAAggtattattaaataacaaatataatgaaatgttTAATATGTACAGAAATATAAAGAACAATAATGTAGAAAATGCTAAAAAAAGAGTTAAAACAAATAGAATTAATCCcgtaatatatgtaaaaaaaaggttagTATCTGCTACtgctaaatatattaaaatgtcttttataaaaactagaaaaattttatggaAAATACGATACATGCCAATAATTAAAGCTTTTGcatttctatattattatggttctaatatttatacagtaaatatttataagtgCATAAAGTCTTGTTTGCATAATgctattaataaatatgggaaaaacaatataaaaccCGTTTTCCACACCCTTCAAGCTAATATGGGTGGATAcaccaaaaaaattaatattaggGCAAAGGGGAAAACAGATATTATACGTGAACCTCATACACATATAAGAGTTGTTTTAGAAGTTTAg